Proteins encoded in a region of the Mucilaginibacter sabulilitoris genome:
- a CDS encoding nucleotidyl transferase AbiEii/AbiGii toxin family protein, translating into MISPKEINKRATEAKVNTPQIEKDYVLTWVLIGVSKNEKLRNGLVFKGGTVLKKCYFEDYRKVIE; encoded by the coding sequence ATGATATCACCAAAAGAAATTAATAAACGGGCGACCGAGGCTAAAGTAAATACGCCGCAGATTGAAAAAGATTATGTGCTAACCTGGGTACTCATCGGCGTTTCGAAGAACGAAAAGTTAAGAAACGGCCTGGTTTTTAAAGGCGGAACTGTACTCAAAAAATGCTATTTTGAAGATTATCGTAAGGTAATAGAATAA
- a CDS encoding NAD-dependent epimerase/dehydratase family protein, translating to MKIVLIGGSGHIGSYLIPKLVHAGHKVLNISRGQSKPYKEDNLWREVENIVLNRDNEPNGEFERKIAAINADIVIDLINFSLADTKNMVEALKNTNLSHFLYCSSIWAHGKSTTLPILEDQPRFPLDEYGIDKAKSEAFLHDLYRKEGFPETVIMPGQISGAGWVIINPVGNLDVSVFKKIQRGEKIAIPNFGMETLHHVHADDVAQVFFQAISHRNSALGESFHAVGSQSITLLGYAQALYRWFGHEENIDFLPWNEWCDYTKDKEHIEKTYLHIVRSGHFSIEKGKRLINYCPRHTLLETVFESVTFLSKNNWLEK from the coding sequence ATGAAGATTGTTTTAATAGGCGGAAGTGGTCACATTGGAAGCTATCTGATTCCCAAATTAGTTCATGCAGGACATAAAGTTTTAAATATATCCCGTGGTCAAAGCAAGCCGTACAAAGAAGATAATTTATGGCGCGAAGTTGAAAATATTGTTCTTAATAGAGACAATGAGCCTAATGGTGAATTTGAAAGAAAAATTGCAGCGATCAATGCTGACATTGTAATTGATCTGATCAACTTTTCGCTTGCTGACACGAAAAATATGGTCGAGGCATTAAAAAACACAAACCTTTCGCATTTTCTTTACTGCTCATCGATCTGGGCGCACGGAAAGTCAACCACTCTGCCCATATTGGAAGATCAGCCTAGGTTTCCGTTAGATGAATATGGCATAGACAAAGCTAAGAGCGAGGCATTTCTGCACGACTTATATCGCAAAGAAGGTTTTCCAGAAACAGTTATTATGCCAGGGCAAATATCAGGCGCAGGATGGGTCATCATTAATCCTGTCGGTAACCTGGATGTTAGTGTTTTCAAAAAAATTCAGCGAGGCGAAAAAATTGCGATTCCAAATTTCGGAATGGAGACACTTCATCATGTCCACGCTGATGATGTTGCACAAGTTTTCTTCCAAGCCATTAGCCATCGCAATTCCGCTTTGGGAGAAAGTTTTCACGCCGTAGGGTCGCAATCAATAACGCTTTTAGGCTATGCACAGGCATTATACCGTTGGTTTGGCCATGAAGAAAATATTGATTTTCTACCTTGGAATGAATGGTGTGATTACACGAAAGACAAAGAGCATATAGAAAAAACGTATTTACACATTGTCCGCAGTGGTCATTTCAGTATCGAAAAAGGAAAACGCCTAATTAATTACTGTCCGAGACATACGTTATTAGAAACGGTTTTTGAAAGTGTTACCTTTTTATCAAAAAATAATTGGCTTGAGAAATAG
- a CDS encoding transposase produces the protein MLKDKKDLLIKALDGTLENHHHIQLQMLLDDYDHIQKQVNFLNNAISEIIKEHYAEAFQCLDSISGIGVKSAEIIISEAGKDMSRFPTGGHFTAWCGIAPGNNESAGKWKNTAIRKGNNYLRVAIVGAAWAAVRMKNSYWHALFEKLRKRMKAQKAIEAVARRLLKVVYKTVDTLTIYQEKGIAHFVDLQAKANLYYNTKSAWPNLHAE, from the coding sequence ATGCTAAAAGATAAGAAAGATTTACTTATAAAAGCATTGGACGGAACACTTGAAAATCATCATCACATACAACTACAGATGCTTTTAGATGATTATGACCACATACAAAAGCAGGTGAATTTTTTAAATAATGCTATCTCTGAAATTATAAAAGAACATTATGCAGAAGCATTTCAATGCCTTGATAGTATAAGCGGAATAGGTGTAAAATCTGCTGAAATAATAATCAGTGAAGCCGGTAAAGACATGAGCCGGTTTCCTACTGGCGGTCATTTTACCGCATGGTGTGGCATTGCTCCTGGAAATAATGAAAGTGCCGGCAAGTGGAAAAACACCGCAATCAGGAAAGGGAACAATTATTTAAGAGTAGCCATAGTCGGTGCTGCCTGGGCTGCGGTACGGATGAAGAACTCATATTGGCATGCCTTATTTGAAAAGTTGCGAAAGCGAATGAAAGCGCAAAAAGCAATTGAGGCTGTCGCGCGACGATTGCTTAAGGTTGTTTACAAAACCGTGGATACATTGACAATTTATCAAGAAAAAGGTATAGCTCACTTTGTGGATCTTCAAGCGAAAGCCAATTTGTATTATAACACAAAATCGGCGTGGCCAAATCTCCACGCCGAATAA
- a CDS encoding HNH endonuclease: protein MSKIDFSEIEIGQVYGRPYLAKVWGYKTHFPLSRGVVTPSYSDQIILFVTKENQVSATKYNNYINDGYLYWEGEEKGGNDSRIIAAEQNKDTIHLFYRHKHHTEFFYLGIVKPVSFVKNEDKPSTFIYQIIGNPAFTTSTDEIQPNIISERETERRSLALSRIGQGAFRIHLIKLWGTCAITNVNIPEILKASHIKPWRSSTNIERLDPYNGLLLSPTIDALFDRGFISFEDDGYIIISKQLRKEQELLNIGPHIKLRNVFESSLKYLQHHKTNIFIK from the coding sequence ATGAGTAAAATTGATTTTAGTGAAATTGAAATTGGGCAGGTCTATGGGAGGCCATACCTGGCAAAAGTTTGGGGATACAAAACGCATTTTCCTCTTAGTAGGGGTGTAGTTACACCGTCTTACTCCGATCAAATAATTCTCTTTGTTACCAAAGAAAATCAGGTCTCGGCTACCAAATATAACAATTATATAAACGACGGTTATTTGTATTGGGAAGGTGAAGAAAAAGGGGGAAATGATTCCAGGATAATAGCAGCAGAGCAAAATAAAGATACTATACATTTATTTTACAGACATAAACATCACACAGAATTTTTCTATCTAGGAATCGTCAAACCCGTAAGTTTTGTTAAAAATGAGGACAAGCCCTCCACATTCATTTATCAAATAATCGGCAACCCTGCTTTTACTACTTCGACTGATGAAATTCAGCCAAATATCATCAGTGAACGAGAAACGGAGAGAAGGTCACTAGCACTTAGCAGAATTGGACAAGGCGCATTCCGCATCCATTTAATAAAACTATGGGGCACCTGTGCGATCACAAACGTAAATATCCCTGAAATTCTCAAAGCATCTCATATAAAGCCATGGAGGTCTTCTACTAATATTGAGCGTTTAGATCCGTATAATGGATTACTACTGTCACCCACAATAGATGCTCTTTTTGATAGGGGATTTATATCTTTCGAAGATGATGGTTACATTATTATATCGAAGCAACTGCGCAAAGAACAGGAGCTACTGAATATCGGACCTCATATAAAACTAAGAAATGTTTTTGAGAGTAGTTTAAAATACTTACAGCATCATAAAACTAATATCTTTATAAAGTAA
- a CDS encoding DNA cytosine methyltransferase, with amino-acid sequence MKTIKKIGIDIFSGAGGLSLGAENAGIKIGLAVEKDVSAAKTFSRNHPGVNILCEDITQIDPLLHIKQPPFIVFGGPPCQGFSLSNTKTRTSENINNKLFNEFVRFVKELQPEWFLFENVEGITTFNKGETVRIIKECFREIGYETTEDVLYASDYGVPQHRNRFIMVGNRLGKSFEFPKKAEYTVSVEEAISDLPDLSNGDKFSELPYKKSIEEVGIYAKTMRSNSETAQQNLVSKNEDYVVERYKHIKQGQNWRAIPEELMTNYANLENCHSGIYKRLDSAIPSVVISNYRKNMLIHPFQDRGLSVREAARLQSFPDNFVFEGTLMHVQQQIGNAVPPLLAEAIFKKILTY; translated from the coding sequence TTGAAAACTATAAAAAAAATAGGAATAGATATTTTCAGCGGAGCAGGCGGTCTGAGTTTAGGAGCTGAAAACGCAGGTATAAAAATAGGTCTTGCAGTCGAAAAGGATGTTTCAGCGGCAAAAACCTTCAGTCGCAATCACCCTGGAGTTAATATTCTATGCGAAGATATTACGCAGATAGATCCGCTATTACATATAAAACAACCTCCATTTATTGTTTTCGGAGGCCCCCCCTGTCAGGGATTTTCTCTTTCTAATACGAAAACAAGGACATCAGAGAATATTAATAATAAACTTTTTAATGAGTTTGTCAGATTTGTAAAAGAATTGCAGCCAGAATGGTTTTTATTTGAAAATGTAGAGGGGATTACAACCTTTAACAAGGGCGAAACAGTCAGAATTATAAAGGAATGCTTTCGCGAAATTGGTTATGAAACAACTGAAGATGTATTATATGCATCAGATTATGGCGTGCCGCAACATCGTAACAGATTTATAATGGTCGGTAACCGCTTAGGCAAGTCTTTTGAATTCCCAAAAAAAGCCGAATACACAGTAAGCGTTGAAGAAGCTATTTCTGACCTTCCCGATCTTTCAAATGGAGATAAATTTTCAGAACTCCCATATAAAAAAAGCATTGAGGAGGTTGGTATATATGCCAAGACCATGAGATCTAATTCAGAAACAGCACAGCAAAATCTGGTTTCCAAAAATGAAGATTACGTTGTCGAACGATATAAACACATAAAACAAGGTCAGAATTGGAGAGCTATCCCAGAGGAATTAATGACAAATTATGCGAATTTAGAAAACTGCCATAGTGGTATATATAAAAGGCTTGACTCCGCTATTCCCTCGGTTGTTATATCAAATTACAGAAAAAACATGCTAATTCATCCTTTTCAGGACAGAGGATTATCAGTTCGTGAGGCAGCTCGCCTTCAAAGTTTTCCCGATAATTTTGTTTTTGAAGGTACGTTGATGCATGTTCAGCAACAGATAGGAAATGCGGTTCCTCCACTGTTAGCGGAGGCCATTTTTAAAAAAATATTGACTTATTGA
- a CDS encoding BfmA/BtgA family mobilization protein: MEDINIRSVRYPVTVDQKFEKIALKLGRTKRQVFIQMIDYFYKSKKDPLDLNDELLKNTLMKNHQQYIGFIRSQENMLLIPIKTEMDRVSLSQARIIESFNTQILKANADLLNNQYALAQKLTCIDALMDTISKSQKNKEHLKKQFLFILDSYIKSRDAKR; encoded by the coding sequence ATGGAAGATATCAATATCAGATCGGTGAGATACCCGGTTACGGTAGATCAGAAGTTTGAAAAGATTGCCCTTAAACTGGGCAGGACGAAGCGGCAGGTGTTTATCCAGATGATCGATTACTTTTATAAAAGCAAGAAAGATCCGTTGGACCTGAATGATGAATTATTAAAAAACACCCTGATGAAAAATCACCAACAGTATATCGGTTTTATCAGAAGCCAGGAGAACATGCTGCTTATTCCGATCAAAACAGAAATGGACAGGGTGTCGCTATCACAAGCGAGGATCATCGAAAGTTTTAATACACAAATCCTAAAAGCCAATGCAGACCTGCTGAATAATCAATATGCCCTGGCACAAAAGTTAACCTGTATAGATGCGCTGATGGATACGATCTCGAAAAGCCAAAAAAACAAAGAACACCTGAAAAAGCAATTCCTGTTCATTCTGGACAGTTACATCAAATCCAGGGATGCTAAAAGATAA
- a CDS encoding helix-turn-helix transcriptional regulator — protein MSTATDRPNQIHQGHNLKRFREMLSWKQEALAIALGEDWNQKKVSLLEQKEIIEEDVLQQVAKVLGVPAEAIKNFDEEKAINNIQNNYDNSTGAMMNYGCTFNPIEKIVELYNEKVELLERLLQAEKEKNELLKGK, from the coding sequence ATGAGTACCGCTACCGATAGACCAAATCAAATACACCAAGGGCACAATCTGAAACGTTTCAGAGAAATGCTTTCCTGGAAACAAGAAGCCCTTGCAATAGCATTGGGAGAAGATTGGAATCAAAAGAAAGTGTCACTACTGGAACAAAAAGAGATAATAGAAGAGGATGTACTTCAGCAAGTGGCTAAAGTACTTGGTGTTCCAGCGGAAGCAATAAAAAACTTTGATGAAGAAAAAGCAATCAATAATATCCAAAATAATTACGATAATTCGACTGGTGCTATGATGAACTATGGATGCACCTTTAATCCGATTGAAAAAATAGTTGAACTTTACAACGAAAAAGTTGAATTACTTGAAAGATTATTACAGGCTGAAAAGGAGAAAAACGAACTGCTGAAAGGCAAATAA
- a CDS encoding type IV toxin-antitoxin system AbiEi family antitoxin domain-containing protein: MKHKTLGPQSATLLAKLNGEGTNAFTTLDAINMMATSPNTVVKLLSDMTDRGLIMRLKSGRYYVIPYDQEAESFLPDWHLVGAQLAGDAKYYIGYYSAMQLHSLITQPSLSEQIVVDRQLRPSIMEVKGVKFQFIYHNHQHFFGSKKIWINGQDRVLCSDLEKTFIDVLFMPEYGGGITEIAKAIYKTRDKINYTQLLKYAERFGSKAVFKRLGYLLELLEIDTPIIDSLRQIKVSGYPLLDPSRPKEGRLISRWNIQENIDHQSILSPIYT; this comes from the coding sequence ATGAAACATAAAACACTAGGACCTCAGTCTGCAACACTTCTGGCAAAATTGAACGGAGAGGGAACTAACGCGTTTACAACCCTAGATGCGATCAATATGATGGCAACTTCGCCCAATACTGTTGTAAAGCTGTTAAGTGATATGACTGACAGAGGTTTGATCATGCGACTGAAATCAGGCCGGTATTATGTCATTCCTTATGATCAGGAAGCTGAGTCCTTTCTGCCCGATTGGCATTTGGTTGGCGCACAGCTGGCAGGTGACGCCAAATACTATATTGGTTATTACTCGGCTATGCAATTGCACAGCCTGATCACGCAGCCTTCGTTGAGTGAGCAGATTGTTGTTGATCGTCAATTGAGGCCGTCAATTATGGAGGTAAAAGGAGTTAAATTCCAATTTATCTACCATAACCACCAGCATTTTTTTGGCAGTAAAAAGATATGGATCAACGGACAGGACCGTGTATTGTGCTCTGACCTGGAGAAAACCTTTATCGATGTTTTATTTATGCCTGAATATGGCGGCGGCATCACAGAGATTGCTAAGGCAATTTACAAGACCCGCGACAAAATTAATTATACCCAGCTATTAAAATATGCTGAGCGGTTTGGTAGTAAAGCAGTATTCAAAAGGCTGGGCTATTTATTGGAGTTATTAGAAATCGACACACCCATTATTGACAGCCTGCGGCAAATAAAAGTATCTGGTTATCCTTTGCTGGATCCTTCCAGGCCCAAAGAGGGACGGCTGATTTCCCGCTGGAATATTCAGGAAAACATCGATCATCAATCCATACTTTCACCTATCTATACCTAA
- a CDS encoding helix-turn-helix domain-containing protein produces the protein MTAIELITKEELREFKNEMLGEIKKLMQPGQGSTKKWLRSAEVRKLLGISPGTLQNLRINGTLSFTRIGSIMYYKLEDINKLLERGLR, from the coding sequence ATGACAGCAATTGAATTAATTACAAAAGAAGAACTGAGAGAGTTTAAAAACGAAATGCTCGGCGAGATTAAAAAGCTGATGCAGCCTGGACAGGGCAGCACTAAGAAATGGCTGAGGAGTGCCGAGGTTAGAAAACTACTGGGCATTTCCCCGGGGACGTTGCAGAATCTACGGATCAATGGTACATTGAGTTTTACCAGGATAGGCAGCATCATGTATTACAAGTTGGAGGATATTAACAAGCTGCTGGAAAGGGGCTTGAGATGA